In a genomic window of uncultured Flavobacterium sp.:
- a CDS encoding FAD-linked oxidase C-terminal domain-containing protein encodes MSIVKELEQLSESLEGTLLYDDLHKTLYSTDASVYRIRPKAVAVPKTIEDISKLIKFAGKHHISITPRTAGTSLAGQTVGDGIVVDVSKNFTKILNFDPIKKTVTVQPGVIRDELNLFLKPHGVFFGPNTSTSNRCMIGGMVGNNSSGTTSIRYGVTRDKIVEIKGILSDGSEVVFKELTSAEFIEKTKGDSLENKIYKSLYDELSVKATQDEIIKEFPKPEIHRRNTGYAVDILLKSDLFGGTEPTINVGKLLCGSEGTLAFTYEITLKVDDLPPANNIMVVAHYHSIQESLESVVVAMKHHLYTAEMIDDTILDCTKTNREQSKNRFFLVGEPKAIMMFEVASHDAEDAENQANALMADLEKNNFGYALVKIYGADIEKVNELRKAGLGLLGSIVGDNKAADSIEDTAVELRDLPAYIEEFSAMMLRHGQEAIYYAHAGAGELHLRPVLNLKKTSDLKLFRTIATDVAILVKKYRGSLSGEHGDGIVRGEFIPFMIGETNYELLKRIKLAFDPNSVLNIGKIVNALKMDENHRVVSGRVEPDIKTFQDFSDSLGILRAAEKCNGSGDCRKLPSAGGAMCPSYRATKNEKETTRARANALREYLTYSEKENKFDQKELYEVFELCVSCKACASECPSNVDVATLKAEFLYQYQKANGFSTRNKIFAHNAKLNKMGSLFPSITNFISNQSLVKKSMGIAPERQVPLLAKKTFKKWYENHKPQSNNFPNGQVYLFNDEFTNYYDVNIGIDAFELLTKLGYEVLIVDHEESGRTYLSKGFLEEAKKISNINVNIFKDLISAKAPLIGIEPSAILTFRDEYLRLADDKESAEKVSQSAFTIEEFFKKEILEGKIKADSFSDEKKEIKIHGHCHQKSLSSVEATFAMLNLPTNNTVTIYNSGCCGMAGSFGYEKEHYQVSMQMGEDTLFPKVRATAQDVKIAAAGTSCRHQIFDGTSREAQHPVSILKSCLR; translated from the coding sequence ATGTCAATAGTTAAAGAGTTAGAACAATTATCAGAATCCTTAGAAGGAACACTTTTATACGACGATCTTCATAAAACGCTTTATTCGACCGATGCTTCGGTGTATCGAATCAGACCAAAAGCGGTTGCCGTGCCTAAAACGATAGAAGATATTAGTAAACTAATCAAGTTTGCGGGGAAACATCACATTTCGATTACGCCAAGAACTGCCGGAACTTCGCTGGCGGGACAAACGGTTGGTGACGGAATTGTTGTTGATGTTTCGAAGAATTTTACCAAGATTCTGAATTTTGATCCGATAAAAAAAACGGTTACGGTTCAGCCTGGTGTTATTCGTGACGAACTAAATTTATTTCTGAAACCTCACGGTGTATTTTTTGGTCCGAATACTTCGACTTCAAATCGTTGTATGATTGGCGGAATGGTGGGGAATAATTCTTCGGGAACAACTTCGATTAGATATGGCGTAACGCGCGATAAAATTGTCGAAATCAAAGGAATTTTAAGCGATGGTTCTGAAGTGGTTTTTAAAGAACTGACTTCGGCTGAATTTATCGAGAAAACCAAAGGTGATTCTTTAGAAAATAAAATATATAAAAGCCTTTACGATGAACTTTCGGTAAAAGCGACACAAGACGAAATTATAAAGGAGTTTCCGAAACCTGAAATTCACAGAAGAAATACAGGTTATGCGGTTGATATTCTATTAAAATCGGATTTGTTTGGCGGAACGGAACCAACAATTAATGTTGGGAAATTGCTTTGCGGAAGTGAAGGAACGTTGGCTTTTACTTATGAAATAACTTTGAAAGTTGATGATTTGCCGCCTGCGAATAATATTATGGTTGTGGCGCATTATCACAGTATTCAGGAATCGCTGGAATCTGTTGTAGTAGCAATGAAACATCATTTGTATACAGCAGAAATGATCGACGATACGATTTTGGATTGTACTAAAACGAATCGGGAACAATCTAAAAACAGATTCTTTTTGGTTGGTGAACCCAAAGCGATTATGATGTTTGAAGTCGCTTCACACGATGCCGAAGATGCCGAAAATCAGGCGAATGCTTTAATGGCGGATTTAGAGAAAAATAATTTTGGTTATGCACTTGTAAAAATTTACGGTGCTGATATTGAAAAGGTAAACGAACTTAGAAAAGCCGGACTTGGACTTCTGGGAAGTATTGTTGGAGATAATAAAGCAGCCGATTCTATTGAAGATACAGCGGTTGAGTTGAGAGATTTGCCTGCTTATATTGAAGAATTTTCGGCAATGATGTTGCGTCACGGACAGGAAGCAATTTATTATGCGCATGCTGGTGCGGGAGAACTGCATTTGCGTCCGGTTTTGAATTTGAAGAAAACATCTGACTTAAAATTATTCAGAACTATTGCGACCGATGTTGCAATTTTGGTGAAAAAATACAGAGGTTCATTAAGTGGTGAACACGGCGACGGAATTGTGCGCGGAGAGTTTATTCCGTTTATGATTGGCGAAACGAATTATGAATTGCTGAAAAGAATCAAATTGGCGTTCGATCCGAATTCGGTTTTGAATATCGGGAAGATTGTAAACGCTTTGAAAATGGACGAAAATCATCGTGTAGTTTCGGGCAGAGTTGAACCGGATATTAAGACGTTTCAGGATTTCTCAGACAGTTTAGGAATTTTGCGTGCTGCCGAAAAATGCAACGGATCGGGAGATTGTAGAAAATTGCCATCGGCAGGAGGAGCAATGTGTCCGAGTTATCGTGCGACCAAAAATGAAAAAGAAACGACGCGTGCGAGAGCGAATGCGTTACGTGAATACTTGACGTATTCTGAGAAAGAAAACAAATTTGATCAGAAAGAATTATACGAAGTTTTTGAGTTGTGTGTAAGCTGTAAAGCCTGCGCAAGCGAATGTCCGAGTAATGTAGACGTTGCAACTTTAAAAGCAGAATTTTTATATCAATACCAAAAAGCAAACGGATTTTCGACCCGAAATAAGATTTTTGCGCACAATGCAAAATTGAATAAAATGGGAAGTTTGTTTCCGTCGATTACGAATTTTATTTCGAATCAATCTCTCGTTAAAAAAAGTATGGGAATTGCGCCTGAAAGACAAGTTCCGCTTTTAGCGAAAAAGACTTTCAAGAAATGGTACGAAAATCATAAACCGCAAAGTAATAATTTCCCGAACGGACAAGTGTATTTGTTTAATGACGAATTCACGAATTATTATGATGTGAATATCGGAATCGACGCTTTTGAATTATTAACCAAATTAGGTTACGAAGTTTTAATCGTGGATCACGAAGAAAGCGGAAGAACGTATTTATCGAAAGGTTTTCTGGAAGAAGCCAAGAAAATTTCGAATATTAATGTCAATATTTTCAAGGATTTAATTTCTGCGAAAGCGCCTTTAATAGGAATCGAACCTTCGGCAATTTTGACTTTTAGAGACGAATATTTACGCCTTGCAGATGATAAAGAAAGTGCTGAAAAAGTATCGCAAAGTGCCTTCACAATTGAAGAATTCTTTAAAAAAGAAATTTTAGAAGGAAAAATAAAAGCTGATTCATTCTCGGATGAAAAGAAAGAAATCAAAATTCACGGACATTGTCATCAGAAATCTTTGAGTTCTGTTGAAGCAACTTTCGCAATGCTGAATTTGCCAACCAATAATACGGTTACAATTTACAATTCGGGTTGCTGCGGAATGGCGGGATCTTTTGGTTACGAAAAAGAACATTATCAGGTGAGTATGCAAATGGGTGAAGATACGTTATTCCCAAAAGTGCGTGCAACTGCTCAAGATGTAAAAATTGCAGCGGCAGGAACAAGTTGCCGCCATCAAATTTTTGACGGAACGAGTAGAGAAGCGCAACATCCGGTGAGTATTTTGAAAAGCTGTTTACGTTGA
- a CDS encoding amino acid permease — protein MALSGLFRKKTVQDILKQVAKNEADGHNALGKHLTTRDLTAFGIAAIVGAGIFSTIGKASADGGPAVIFLFLFTALACSFAAFAYAEFASMVPVSGSAYTYSYVAFGEIIAWIIGWALIMEYAVGNITVAISWSDYFTGLLQSGGIHLPQWIQMDYLTASNGFKDATALMQGGKSYENLSTALQASYTAWTTAPTIGSFHFVADLPALFIIILITALVYRGMKESRNASNAMVVVKLCIVLLVIAVGIFYVDTANWDPFAPNGVSGVLKGVSAVFFAYIGFDAISTTAEECKNPQRDLPRGMMWAIIICTILYIAIALVLTGMVRYNELNVGDPLAFVFDKLNLKWMSGIIAVSAVVAMASVLLVFQMGQPRIWMSMSRDGLLPKKFSTVHPKFKTPSFATIVTGFVVAVPALFLNLTMVTDLCSIGTLFAFVLVCAGVLVLQNKTDIPRGKFKTPYINSKFILPVLLIAGLYYAFAFNNKATMAFINNEAQTNDATTIITSLNKEESTKVFNYLESIDVHNKTAETSDLEHLLSQYQDDDAKYAEVVKGLPINDSLKYESGFSLFKHKIPMWIFIFVLVGLAVWAFRKNLSLIPLLGLICCLYMMAELSVWNWIYFTVWLLLGLVIYFTYSRKNSKLNTIA, from the coding sequence ATGGCATTATCAGGTTTATTCCGTAAAAAGACGGTACAAGATATTCTGAAACAAGTTGCAAAAAATGAAGCAGATGGGCATAATGCATTAGGAAAGCATTTGACCACTAGGGATTTAACTGCATTTGGAATCGCAGCGATTGTTGGTGCAGGGATTTTTAGTACTATCGGAAAAGCCAGTGCAGATGGTGGTCCAGCCGTTATCTTCTTGTTTTTGTTTACAGCACTTGCTTGTAGTTTTGCCGCTTTTGCTTACGCCGAATTTGCTTCGATGGTTCCGGTTTCTGGAAGTGCTTATACGTACTCGTATGTAGCTTTTGGAGAAATTATCGCCTGGATTATTGGTTGGGCTTTAATCATGGAATATGCTGTTGGGAATATTACGGTCGCGATTTCGTGGAGTGATTATTTTACGGGACTGCTCCAGAGTGGCGGAATTCATTTGCCACAGTGGATTCAAATGGATTATTTAACTGCTTCAAACGGATTTAAAGACGCTACTGCTTTAATGCAAGGCGGAAAATCATACGAAAATTTAAGTACTGCTTTACAAGCTTCTTATACAGCCTGGACTACGGCGCCAACGATTGGTTCTTTTCACTTTGTGGCCGATTTACCGGCTTTATTTATCATTATTTTAATTACGGCATTAGTTTACAGAGGAATGAAAGAATCTCGTAACGCCAGTAATGCAATGGTAGTTGTAAAACTTTGTATCGTACTTTTGGTTATTGCGGTTGGTATATTTTATGTTGATACTGCTAATTGGGATCCGTTTGCACCAAATGGAGTTAGCGGAGTTCTAAAAGGAGTTTCGGCTGTTTTCTTTGCATATATTGGTTTTGATGCAATCTCTACAACTGCAGAAGAATGTAAAAATCCGCAACGTGATTTACCACGCGGAATGATGTGGGCGATTATCATTTGTACTATTTTATATATTGCTATTGCCTTGGTTTTAACCGGAATGGTGCGTTATAACGAATTGAATGTTGGAGATCCTTTGGCGTTTGTTTTCGATAAATTAAACCTGAAATGGATGTCGGGAATTATCGCAGTAAGTGCGGTGGTTGCTATGGCGAGCGTTTTATTGGTTTTCCAAATGGGACAACCTCGTATCTGGATGAGTATGAGCCGTGACGGTTTATTGCCAAAGAAATTTTCTACGGTGCATCCAAAATTCAAAACACCATCTTTTGCTACAATTGTAACTGGTTTTGTGGTTGCGGTTCCGGCTTTGTTTTTGAACTTAACAATGGTGACAGATTTATGTAGTATCGGGACTTTGTTTGCCTTTGTATTGGTTTGTGCAGGAGTTTTGGTATTGCAGAATAAAACGGATATTCCAAGAGGAAAATTCAAAACACCTTATATTAATTCTAAATTTATTTTGCCTGTTTTATTGATTGCCGGATTGTATTATGCTTTTGCTTTTAATAATAAAGCGACAATGGCTTTTATCAATAATGAAGCGCAAACAAATGATGCGACGACAATTATTACCTCTTTGAATAAAGAAGAATCAACGAAAGTTTTCAATTATTTAGAAAGTATCGATGTTCACAATAAAACTGCCGAAACATCAGATTTAGAGCATTTATTAAGCCAATATCAAGACGACGACGCTAAATATGCTGAGGTTGTAAAAGGTTTGCCAATCAATGATTCCTTGAAATACGAATCAGGTTTCAGTTTATTCAAACATAAAATTCCAATGTGGATTTTCATATTTGTTTTGGTTGGATTGGCTGTTTGGGCTTTCAGAAAAAATCTTTCATTAATTCCGTTATTAGGACTTATTTGTTGTCTTTATATGATGGCAGAGTTAAGTGTTTGGAACTGGATTTATTTCACAGTTTGGTTATTACTTGGATTAGTTATTTACTTTACTTATAGTCGAAAAAATAGTAAATTGAATACTATTGCTTAA
- a CDS encoding starch-binding protein, whose product MKKTLLLLYALLIPFAFLQAQVNTSYLWHLHQPTYWGDISKKNANRYQIVKESQDLKVSGANNDKNGLAHPTNNLEEIFGTGDRVAAYQFAPKNAINSIRDLAKAGAQITYGGSLMENVNELAQANQWGYSNSWTQNIKDAKAWKTSGGFPRMEVVSFTMHHALSPLLSDEALKKEIKAHQYYSAQLFGSHDSKGYWPAECAFSERIIKTLTECGIEWSVIANSHLSRTLADYPIKYGSGGTMCDVPNKADQVETIGNTWFSAQKDARGGQFAVPYSYLPYKAKYVDPETAQEYKITVVPMADYESYEDGYATIGTSLIAPIVAKASTSPRPPLVLFAHDGDNAWGGGSSYYNESVTGFSHASAANGNIPTTIPQYLQDNPVPESAVVHVEDGAWVNADGDFGHPQFTNWLWPFFDPVTKKFNPNGWTEDMMNQAITTAGENHAIMAEQLEGNNLRMSEIVNPTSAVSPAEKAWHFLMAGYDSGNAYYGLAEDLEIKTTLAVNRCVQFAKPTLDAHPGVDATKPSVFIPQRWPYNPGEKGYGAPYAYKDFLNSADFTVYTFAYDVSGIERSELKYRVDVDGKNNLTSNQNETYAGGAEVGNWISLPMTERVFPKGNFTNNPQADLYMLPDVIANQYSAEIAGISEKLLDYYVEVTDKKGNVTKSKIQHVWVGKNLDVAPKIAFTPDTSNSTTAIDVTITATDSTDPKPKLYYTTDGSTPTLSSAFVESTKTLNIAQTTTVKAFAVDKDGNQSEIVTKTYTIGAIPEFTVYFKKPANWNAAVKVYYWLPTGTAPAVTYPGVAMTQDCGDWYKYTFPSTVTASNLLFNDGTLKTADLNATGGIKFYDGAWLASEPANRCSTVIAPDFTISQAGGSFTTGTTVNLTLTANVNTSTIYYTLDGTTPTTASASSVGSKTLVVNSTTTLKAFVKNVAGTSSAVKTETYTFSTPTTFTVYFKKPTNWNSAVKIYYWSPTGTAPAVTYPGVAMTQDCGDWYKYTFPSTVSATNLLFNDGSLKTADLSTTAGIKFYDSAWLGAEPANRCPVIAPDFTNSKPGGTFTTGTTVNVVLTANQTTSTIYYTLDGTTPTTSSASAIGSKSFAFTANTTLKAFVVNTTGVSSAIKTEVYTFNAVPTLTVHFKPPTNWTGIPKVHYWNAVPSGSVANTTWPGVAMVADTNGFYKYTITGPTSINVIFNNGSSGSANQTADLLNKTDGYSYTWGSTTSKLIAAPTTEEESYAVRLFPNPVNNTLQVNSTIPITDYSIISAQGSIVQEGKSNTNTIDVSRLSTGLYFITIRLENGKETMQKIIKK is encoded by the coding sequence ATGAAAAAAACCTTACTTTTGCTTTATGCGCTACTAATTCCCTTTGCTTTTTTGCAGGCACAGGTGAATACATCTTACTTATGGCACTTGCATCAGCCCACGTATTGGGGAGATATAAGTAAAAAGAATGCGAACCGATATCAGATCGTAAAAGAGTCTCAGGATTTGAAAGTTTCGGGGGCTAATAATGATAAAAATGGACTGGCACATCCTACAAACAATCTTGAAGAAATTTTTGGCACCGGTGATCGCGTTGCTGCTTATCAATTTGCACCAAAAAACGCTATTAATTCGATTAGGGATTTGGCCAAAGCCGGAGCGCAAATTACTTACGGAGGTTCTTTGATGGAAAACGTTAATGAACTTGCACAAGCCAATCAATGGGGATATTCTAATTCCTGGACGCAAAATATTAAGGATGCAAAAGCATGGAAAACTTCGGGTGGATTTCCTCGTATGGAAGTTGTTTCGTTTACGATGCATCACGCTCTTTCGCCACTTTTGAGCGATGAAGCTTTGAAAAAAGAGATTAAAGCGCATCAATATTACAGCGCTCAATTATTTGGCTCTCATGATTCTAAAGGATATTGGCCTGCAGAATGTGCTTTTTCTGAAAGGATAATAAAAACCTTGACAGAATGTGGCATCGAATGGTCAGTTATTGCCAACAGCCATTTATCGAGAACACTTGCAGATTATCCTATAAAATACGGTTCTGGCGGCACAATGTGTGATGTTCCTAATAAAGCAGATCAGGTAGAAACTATTGGAAACACTTGGTTTTCGGCTCAAAAAGATGCTCGTGGCGGTCAGTTTGCCGTGCCGTATTCTTATCTTCCGTACAAGGCAAAATATGTTGATCCGGAAACAGCGCAGGAATATAAAATTACTGTCGTTCCTATGGCTGATTATGAGAGTTATGAAGATGGATATGCTACAATTGGTACTTCGCTGATTGCTCCAATTGTGGCAAAAGCTTCGACTTCGCCAAGACCTCCTTTAGTATTATTTGCGCATGATGGTGATAATGCCTGGGGCGGAGGTTCTTCGTATTACAACGAATCGGTTACAGGATTTTCGCATGCATCTGCAGCCAATGGAAATATTCCGACTACTATTCCGCAATATTTACAAGATAATCCTGTTCCGGAATCGGCAGTTGTGCACGTTGAAGACGGAGCTTGGGTAAATGCTGATGGCGATTTTGGACATCCACAATTCACAAACTGGTTGTGGCCATTTTTTGATCCGGTTACGAAAAAATTCAATCCAAATGGCTGGACTGAAGATATGATGAATCAAGCGATTACAACTGCCGGAGAAAACCATGCGATCATGGCGGAGCAACTGGAAGGAAATAATCTTAGAATGAGCGAAATTGTAAATCCTACATCGGCTGTAAGTCCTGCCGAAAAAGCGTGGCATTTTTTAATGGCGGGTTACGATAGCGGAAATGCTTATTACGGTCTGGCCGAAGATTTAGAAATAAAAACAACTTTGGCCGTTAACCGATGTGTGCAATTTGCAAAACCTACTTTGGATGCTCATCCTGGCGTAGATGCTACAAAACCGTCCGTTTTTATTCCGCAACGCTGGCCTTACAATCCTGGCGAAAAAGGATATGGAGCGCCTTATGCATATAAAGATTTTCTGAATTCGGCAGATTTTACGGTATATACTTTTGCTTATGATGTAAGCGGAATCGAAAGATCTGAATTAAAATATCGTGTTGATGTCGATGGAAAAAACAATCTTACTTCGAATCAAAATGAAACTTATGCCGGTGGTGCCGAAGTTGGAAACTGGATATCATTGCCAATGACGGAAAGAGTTTTCCCTAAAGGGAATTTTACCAACAATCCTCAAGCCGATTTATACATGCTTCCTGATGTAATTGCCAATCAATATTCGGCAGAAATTGCAGGAATATCAGAGAAATTATTAGATTACTACGTTGAAGTTACGGATAAAAAAGGGAATGTGACCAAGTCTAAAATTCAGCACGTTTGGGTTGGAAAAAATCTGGATGTTGCTCCAAAAATTGCTTTTACTCCAGATACAAGCAATTCTACAACGGCAATAGATGTAACAATTACAGCTACTGACAGCACAGATCCTAAACCAAAATTATACTACACAACTGACGGTTCAACTCCTACTCTTTCGTCTGCTTTTGTTGAATCTACAAAAACGCTGAATATTGCACAAACTACAACTGTTAAAGCATTTGCGGTAGACAAAGACGGAAATCAATCTGAGATTGTTACTAAAACTTATACGATTGGAGCAATCCCGGAATTCACGGTTTATTTTAAAAAACCTGCAAATTGGAATGCTGCTGTAAAAGTATATTACTGGTTACCAACCGGAACTGCTCCTGCAGTAACTTATCCGGGAGTTGCAATGACGCAGGATTGTGGAGATTGGTATAAATATACTTTCCCTTCGACTGTGACGGCTTCAAATTTATTATTTAACGACGGTACATTAAAAACTGCCGACTTAAATGCTACTGGCGGAATTAAATTTTATGATGGCGCCTGGCTAGCTTCTGAACCTGCAAACAGATGTTCAACAGTAATAGCACCTGATTTTACAATTTCGCAAGCAGGCGGATCTTTCACAACCGGAACAACTGTAAACCTGACTTTGACAGCAAACGTAAACACTTCGACAATTTATTACACTTTAGACGGAACAACACCAACAACAGCTTCGGCTTCTTCTGTAGGTTCCAAAACATTGGTGGTAAACAGTACAACTACACTTAAGGCTTTTGTTAAAAATGTAGCGGGAACAAGTTCTGCCGTTAAAACAGAAACGTATACTTTTAGTACGCCAACTACTTTTACGGTTTACTTTAAAAAACCAACAAACTGGAATTCTGCTGTAAAAATATATTACTGGTCACCAACCGGAACCGCTCCTGCCGTAACGTATCCGGGAGTTGCGATGACACAGGATTGTGGAGATTGGTACAAATATACTTTTCCGTCGACGGTAAGTGCAACGAATTTATTGTTTAATGACGGAAGTCTTAAAACTGCCGATTTAAGTACGACTGCGGGAATTAAATTTTATGATTCGGCTTGGTTGGGCGCAGAACCTGCTAACAGATGTCCTGTAATTGCTCCTGATTTTACAAATTCAAAACCAGGCGGAACATTTACAACAGGAACGACGGTAAATGTTGTTTTGACAGCAAATCAAACTACTTCTACTATTTATTATACTTTAGACGGAACAACACCAACTACAAGTTCAGCATCTGCAATTGGTTCTAAATCATTTGCTTTTACTGCAAATACAACTTTAAAGGCTTTTGTAGTTAATACAACCGGAGTTTCTTCAGCAATAAAAACCGAAGTTTATACTTTTAATGCTGTTCCAACTCTTACGGTTCATTTCAAACCTCCAACAAACTGGACAGGAATTCCAAAGGTACATTATTGGAATGCTGTTCCATCCGGAAGTGTTGCCAATACAACCTGGCCGGGAGTTGCAATGGTTGCCGATACAAATGGTTTTTATAAATATACCATAACAGGACCAACATCGATAAATGTTATCTTTAATAATGGTTCAAGCGGTTCTGCAAATCAAACTGCCGATTTATTGAACAAAACAGATGGTTACTCGTATACTTGGGGTTCAACAACTTCTAAATTGATTGCAGCTCCAACAACTGAAGAAGAGAGTTATGCTGTTCGTTTATTTCCTAATCCTGTTAATAATACTTTGCAAGTAAATTCTACTATTCCAATAACTGATTACAGTATTATTTCGGCACAAGGAAGTATTGTTCAGGAAGGAAAATCCAATACAAATACCATCGATGTAAGTCGTTTGAGTACCGGACTTTATTTCATCACAATCCGATTGGAAAATGGAAAAGAAACCATGCAAAAGATTATCAAGAAGTAA